ctctctctctctctctcccttatttTTCACtagattgcaaacataacatgtgcCTATTGGTTATGGAACTTGATTATCTTTTGAATTGAAAAGTTTTGTTTTAGTTATAATTGAAACCTTGTAAGAGGATGCAAAGTGTATTTGAAaccatcacttctccattgagacctttgttgcacaagcaacattattttctaaatttggcctaccaattgatctcatgtactacacaaatttatgcaaaaaattgaccaaattttgccctaattgacctttcacacctcttcggcatacccattgcacactaagataTGATTGCTAGTAATTATTACTACCATAACAAGAATTcataaataaaacttaaaaaagaattaataaataacagaaataaaaattatttaaaattatcatttattaactcaacttataattaattaaaactattttcaatatttaatttaAGAGATTACAACATTTCATTATTTTGAAAGTTGTGAACTTCAAAATGAAATTATATATGACAATGACATATATACACTGATTCCACTCTGTACAgcgatttaaaaaattaaaaaacttatgAAATAAATCTGCATATCATATCTATGGAAAATGAAATGAATATGCATATCACATCTATGAAAACTGAATACAGCAATTAAGAAAATGCCTACATTCATAAATATAAAGTATCAACAATTGTATGTAGCACACTCAAACTTTTCCCCTCTTCACCTTTCTTCACCTCCAACCGAAACCCCTTCTTCATTATTCCATGCCTCCTCAGCGcatttgaaatttccatataatgaCAACAATAACAGGTCAAATTAGCAGATGCTACCATTGTAATTATCCATTCTCCTTCACGCACCTTAAGCCCATAGTTGGGATCAAGTGATGCATTTATATCCTCTACTGAAGTATGGCTATCAACCACAACAACAAAGCATCCAATAACGAAACTCAATTCTAACCAGTTTGGACAAGCACCACTTTCAATCACTCCATCGACGCCAATGTTAGCATCAGAAAACAGATATTCATTTAAAGAGGACTCTGCTCCGTCCACTGGTTTTCCAAGCATATACATTACCTCCGATGGGACACCCTGAAATAAAAGACAAAATACTCAAATCATCTACCTCAAATTCTTTTCATGTACACAGCACTCAAAACATATTACTTAAGAAAAAATAGAATTTTGTTAAGAACAAATTAAAAGGCAAAGCTCAAGGGatctaatgaaataaataaaaagacTTATGTAAAAAATGGTATATTTATGCAGGCCAGTGAAAGAGGAGTATTGAAACCATTACCTTCAACTTATGAATGCAATTCCGTATTACTGCATTGCTGCAGTAACAAAGTTTCATATATTTTGGTAGATGGAGGTCTTCAATGCCTGATATGCTATGTAGATTCTCACAGGAGTCGATGACAATTCTCTCCAAGTAGCTCAGTCTGAAAAGATTTGGCAACTCCTCAAGCTCTGGACAGTCGCTAATAATTAGCTCTCTAAGCTCCATATGGTCACAGATTCCTGCTACAATTTGCAAATCTTTGCATCTTTGTAGAGACAGACTGATGAGTGTGGCAAGATCTGGCAATTCCTCCAGCTCAGGACAATCACTAATACACAACCGTCTAATCTCAAAGTTACCTGACACACTCTTCAAATTATGACAACCATTCAATTGGAGATATTCTAACTTTCCACATCTATCAATTAAAATCCTCTTGAGGCAACTTGGACCTACAAAAGCTGGGATCTCCACGATCTCAGGACAGTCACGGATGCTTAATTCTACAAGCTTTTGACAACAAAACTGTGCTGTTTTTAAATTTTGACAATCGTTCAGCACAAAGCATTTCAGCATCACATTTCTATCAAATTTTATCCTCTCCAGACACCTCATACTACTGAAACACAAGTACTCAAACTCGAGCTTTCCACAACCAGAAATTTCAATTTCTACAAGATTTACAAGATTGGGTATTCCTAACACACTTCCCAGTTTTTTACAATTTGTAATCTCAACATAACTTAATGTCTCTATCATTCTCAAATCCACTTCCACAAGTTCCTTCATGTCATGAAGTTTGATAGACTCAAGGCTTGGATGGTTCATTTCACTAATTAAGATCTTGGATACACAGTCTTCATCTCTGATCTCCAGCTTTTCAAGGTCACTCATAGGGCCCTCAGCACTACAGGACGGCCTTTCATTATCCCAGTCCATCTCATTAAATTGGAAATTCAAGATAACCAAAGATTCACGCAGAATGTTCTGGCCTCTTTTAGTGGAAACCTGCTCCCCCTTTAATGTGGAAGACCTGAGGCATAAACTACAAAGATTCATATTGAGAGATTCTAGTAAAGGCAAACCTGCTATTGGCAATCCTCGGGAATCTAAGAGAACTTTCTCTAAAGTATCTGACATTCCTAGATCTGGGATCTCTTTCAAAAAAGTTTCAGAAATTTACAGCTCTTTCAACTGGGAGGGTACCTGAAATTCAAGATAAATTTGTGTAAAATTCTCAACGATTAAATAAATAGCCAAGAAACAACCATACCATGATGAATTTTACACTTCAAGGAGATTTAGTTTTTGACTGAGAAGATCAAAGTACCTGCATGTGATCCTCCCACAACCTATTGAATCGTCCACCTTTTATTTTTAAACATTGCAATTTTCGAAGAGGAATCCATGATGGAATGCTTGGTAGTTCACTGGAATTGCCCTCAAGCTGTAACCATAGTAAGAAAGCTGATGTCTCAACACAACTATCTGATTGGGCTAAAAAGAATGTAACTTGAGAACCCATGGACTTGTCAAAAATGGATTGGAAACACCTGACATTGGTTTTGGCGAGTATAGTCTCATGACCCATTAATTCCTGCATGCACAGAATCAGCTCAGATTTCTCTTTATGTAATAAAAAGTTAAGATCTGGAATATTGCAATATTAAGGATAAAAACTGAAAGGATTACCAAGGATTTCAGATCTTGAGGACGCCACAGGCGATGAGGAGGGCTGTGCTCATGTGCCATTTCTCTTCCCAAGTCCCTCAGGTGGTTATGCATTCTCAATACAGCTCCCTCATATGTATTGAAATTTTCTATTACCTTTTCTTCTACAAGACACTTTTCTTTGAGTGTTTGCATTGTACTTTGAGCGTCCCATCCCGATCCCTCCCATACTCTTTCAGCTATACTCTTTGGTTTCCCCACAAAAAAGCAAGCAATATCCATGAAAATttgtttttcttcatcttctaatgcATCAAAACTTATTCTAAGTCTTTGCTTTACATCCTGTGGGAGCACCTCTTTAACTTCAATCAACATTGACCTCCAATATTCTTGATCTCTACCACGAACTTGTCCACCCAGAACTTCAAGAGACAAAGGTAAGCCTCCACATATGCCTATGAAGTCGTCAACCAGCACCTCATACCCGCTGCGTGGATGAGCTTGGCTGAAGGCATGCCAACAGAAGAGTTCCCTTGCATCATTTTTATCCATTTCTTTTAAATTATAATCAACAGTAATCCCTGCGGTTATAAGCACACCCACGTCACGGGTCGTAACAATAACCAGACTATTTTCCGATTTCTTTAAGATATCCATGATTCGTAGAGAACTTAACTGCACCACATTATCGATGTCATCTAAAACAATCATGAAGCTTAAAGTGGGGCTCCTTTGTAGATAATCTTCAATACAGCTTGTTCCTTCCTCTGTGCTTCTAAATGTCAGATTTTTGTCGAAGAGATCTTTGAGAAGCCGACTTTGTAAAGAAGGTAGTTCATTTCTCATAGACTGTTCTCTCACATCAGACAAAAAACTTGCTCCATAGTAATTTGAACGCATTCGGTTAAACAACTCTTTGGCGAGAGTTGTCTTCCCCAGTCCGCTCATGCCAAAAATGCCAATGATGTTAGG
The nucleotide sequence above comes from Cryptomeria japonica chromosome 11, Sugi_1.0, whole genome shotgun sequence. Encoded proteins:
- the LOC131860073 gene encoding uncharacterized protein LOC131860073 produces the protein MSDTLEKVLLDSRGLPIAGLPLLESLNMNLCSLCLRSSTLKGEQVSTKRGQNILRESLVILNFQFNEMDWDNERPSCSAEGPMSDLEKLEIRDEDCVSKILISEMNHPSLESIKLHDMKELVEVDLRMIETLSYVEITNCKKLGSVLGIPNLVNLVEIEISGCGKLEFEYLCFSSMRCLERIKFDRNVMLKCFVLNDCQNLKTAQFCCQKLVELSIRDCPEIVEIPAFVGPSCLKRILIDRCGKLEYLQLNGCHNLKSVSGNFEIRRLCISDCPELEELPDLATLISLSLQRCKDLQIVAGICDHMELRELIISDCPELEELPNLFRLSYLERIVIDSCENLHSISGIEDLHLPKYMKLCYCSNAVIRNCIHKLKGVPSEVMYMLGKPVDGAESSLNEYLFSDANIGVDGVIESGACPNWLELSFVIGCFVVVVDSHTSVEDINASLDPNYGLKVREGEWIITMVASANLTCYCCHYMEISNALRRHGIMKKGFRLEVKKGEEGKSLSVLHTIVDTLYL